The following are from one region of the Streptomyces fradiae genome:
- a CDS encoding LD-carboxypeptidase encodes MTPGPVPALLRPPRLRPGARVAVVAPSGPIPEERLRAGLDILRGWDLDPVVAPHVLDTHPTIGHLAGTDADRAHDLTEAWCDPEISAVLCARGGYGAQRMVDLLDWDAMRAAGPKVLVGYSDITALHEAFAARLGLATLHGPMVATEVFLKDARTQESLRATLFEPESVCPLGLESAGTLVPGRAHGVTLGGCVSLLAADLGTPHARGSARGGLLLLEDVGEEPYRLDRILTQLLRSGWLDGVAGIGLGSWAECEPYEEVRAVLADRLGGLGVPVVEELGFGHASTALTVPLGIPGVLDADAGTLTLDVPALS; translated from the coding sequence GCCCGCCGAGGCTCCGCCCCGGTGCCCGGGTCGCCGTGGTCGCGCCGAGCGGCCCCATACCGGAGGAGCGGCTGCGCGCCGGGCTCGACATCCTGCGCGGCTGGGACCTCGACCCGGTCGTCGCCCCGCACGTCCTCGACACCCACCCCACGATCGGACACCTCGCCGGCACCGACGCCGACCGGGCCCACGACCTCACCGAGGCCTGGTGCGACCCCGAGATCTCCGCGGTGCTCTGTGCCCGCGGGGGTTACGGGGCGCAGCGGATGGTGGACCTGCTCGACTGGGACGCGATGCGGGCCGCCGGCCCGAAGGTCCTCGTCGGCTACAGCGACATCACCGCCCTCCACGAGGCCTTCGCCGCCCGGCTCGGCCTCGCCACCCTGCACGGCCCGATGGTCGCCACCGAGGTCTTCCTGAAGGACGCCCGCACCCAGGAGTCGCTGCGGGCCACCCTCTTCGAGCCCGAATCGGTGTGCCCCCTCGGCCTGGAGAGCGCCGGCACCCTGGTGCCGGGCCGGGCGCACGGGGTCACCCTTGGCGGTTGCGTCAGCCTGCTGGCCGCCGACCTCGGTACCCCGCACGCCCGGGGCTCCGCCCGCGGTGGGCTGCTGCTCCTGGAGGACGTGGGGGAGGAGCCGTACCGCCTCGATCGGATCCTCACCCAACTGCTGCGCTCCGGCTGGCTGGACGGGGTGGCCGGCATCGGCCTCGGCTCGTGGGCGGAGTGCGAGCCCTACGAGGAGGTGCGCGCGGTCCTCGCCGACCGGCTCGGCGGGCTCGGCGTCCCGGTCGTGGAGGAGCTGGGCTTCGGCCACGCCTCCACCGCGCTCACCGTCCCGCTCGGCATACCCGGCGTGCTCGACGCCGACGCGGGCACGCTCACCCTCGACGTACCCGCCCTGAGCTGA
- a CDS encoding GntR family transcriptional regulator, which produces MTAAEEFRPESDRITRTLRDQIIDGTRAPGSKLVEREIAAELNVSRLPVRDALRDLVAEGLVTPRPRTWAVVREFSASDISDLIEVRSALEILAFRLAAQRRTRAGLAKLRADLDAEQSAAARGDGATARRAAADFHETVTELADNALLTELEGTLRSRMRWLLGQHDAFSAVAEEHEELYRGIEARDAERVEELALRHLETSRNTAAEHRRRTAPE; this is translated from the coding sequence ATGACAGCTGCCGAGGAGTTCAGGCCCGAGTCCGATCGGATCACGCGCACCCTGCGCGACCAGATCATCGACGGAACCCGGGCGCCCGGCAGCAAGCTGGTGGAGCGCGAGATCGCCGCCGAGCTGAACGTGAGCCGGCTGCCGGTCCGGGACGCGCTGCGGGACCTGGTGGCCGAGGGGCTGGTGACGCCGCGCCCCCGTACCTGGGCCGTGGTGCGCGAGTTCAGCGCCTCCGACATCTCCGACCTCATCGAGGTCCGCTCGGCCCTGGAGATCCTGGCGTTCCGGCTCGCCGCCCAGCGCCGTACCCGCGCGGGTCTCGCCAAGCTGCGCGCGGACCTCGACGCCGAGCAGTCCGCGGCGGCCCGCGGCGACGGCGCCACGGCCCGGCGGGCGGCCGCGGACTTCCACGAGACGGTCACCGAACTCGCGGACAACGCGCTGCTCACCGAACTGGAGGGGACCCTGCGCAGCCGGATGCGCTGGCTGCTCGGCCAGCACGACGCGTTCTCGGCCGTCGCCGAGGAGCACGAGGAGCTGTACCGGGGGATCGAGGCGCGGGACGCGGAGCGGGTCGAGGAACTGGCGCTGCGGCACCTGGAGACCAGCCGGAACACGGCCGCCGAGCACCGGCGGAGGACGGCGCCCGAGTAG
- a CDS encoding adenosine deaminase, whose product MHLSDNSAAPSVTTPVAEWIRHAPKAVLHDHLDGGLRPATIVELARACGYTGLPTEDPAELAVWFRDAADSGSLERYLETFAHTCAVMQTREALERIAAECAEDLAADGVVYAEIRYAPEQHLNGGLTLDEVVEAVNDGFREGERRAGGRITVRTLLTGMRHTDRSLEIAQLTVAHRDNGVAGFDIAGGEIGNPPARHLPAFQHLKRENCHFTIHAGEAVGAESIHEAVQVCGTERIGHGVRITDDIAEDGTLGRLASYVRDNRIALEVCPTSNLQTGAAKDYASHPIDELRRLGFRITLNTDNRLVSGTTMSEEFQHMVDAFGYGPEVFEEFTVAALEAAFLSLPERQRLIEEIVRPGYAAL is encoded by the coding sequence ATGCACTTGTCTGACAACTCTGCCGCCCCCTCCGTCACCACCCCCGTGGCCGAGTGGATCCGCCACGCCCCCAAGGCCGTCCTGCACGATCACCTCGACGGCGGGCTGCGTCCCGCGACGATCGTCGAACTGGCGCGGGCCTGCGGCTACACCGGGCTGCCCACCGAGGACCCGGCCGAGCTGGCGGTCTGGTTCCGGGACGCCGCCGACTCGGGGTCCCTGGAGCGGTATCTGGAGACCTTCGCCCACACCTGCGCGGTGATGCAGACCCGCGAGGCCCTGGAGCGGATCGCGGCCGAGTGCGCCGAGGACCTGGCCGCCGACGGGGTCGTCTACGCCGAGATCCGGTACGCCCCCGAGCAGCACCTGAACGGCGGGCTCACCCTCGACGAGGTGGTCGAGGCCGTGAACGACGGCTTCCGCGAGGGCGAGCGCCGGGCCGGCGGCCGGATCACCGTCCGCACCCTGCTCACCGGCATGCGCCACACCGACCGTTCCCTGGAGATCGCGCAGCTCACGGTGGCGCACCGGGACAACGGCGTCGCGGGCTTCGACATCGCCGGCGGCGAGATCGGCAACCCGCCGGCCCGCCACCTGCCCGCCTTCCAGCACCTCAAGCGGGAGAACTGCCACTTCACCATCCACGCGGGCGAGGCCGTCGGCGCGGAGTCGATCCACGAGGCCGTGCAGGTCTGCGGCACCGAGCGGATCGGGCACGGGGTGCGGATCACCGACGACATCGCCGAGGACGGCACGCTGGGCCGGCTCGCCTCGTACGTCCGGGACAACCGGATCGCGCTCGAGGTCTGCCCGACGTCCAACCTCCAGACGGGCGCGGCGAAGGACTACGCCTCGCACCCGATCGACGAGCTGCGCCGGCTCGGGTTCCGGATCACCCTGAACACCGACAACCGGCTGGTCTCCGGCACCACCATGAGCGAGGAGTTCCAGCACATGGTGGACGCCTTCGGCTACGGCCCGGAGGTCTTCGAGGAGTTCACGGTCGCCGCCCTGGAGGCCGCGTTCCTGTCGCTGCCCGAGCGGCAGCGGCTGATCGAGGAGATCGTCCGTCCGGGGTACGCGGCGCTCTGA
- a CDS encoding GntR family transcriptional regulator, which translates to MAAGGPQRRPVVALYERIADAIHDGTYPPGSTLPSEPKLACALGVSRPALREALLLLQEDGLLTVRRGVGRTVNAHPPRRGFEQVRALEELLGGAAPLRVRGLLRTVEEPTDFTTQHLLAPAGAELRFWESVLVGEAGPAVLSHEWAAADGVLERTHPAFAEALRTPASGAERTSMLAVLSAASRGVPLAAHSAVTATLLGRRRGEQLGRSADTPAVLVTQVVRVAETPVLAAKHMLPTGAPALPVLQSN; encoded by the coding sequence GTGGCAGCCGGCGGACCGCAGCGACGCCCCGTGGTCGCGCTCTACGAACGGATCGCGGACGCCATCCACGACGGCACCTACCCGCCCGGCTCCACGCTGCCCTCCGAGCCCAAGCTCGCGTGCGCGCTCGGCGTGAGCCGCCCCGCCCTGCGCGAGGCGCTGCTGCTGCTCCAGGAGGACGGGCTGCTCACGGTGCGCCGCGGGGTCGGGCGCACGGTCAACGCGCATCCGCCACGGCGCGGTTTCGAGCAGGTCAGGGCCCTTGAGGAGCTGCTCGGCGGGGCCGCGCCGCTACGGGTGCGGGGGCTGCTCCGTACGGTCGAGGAGCCGACCGACTTCACCACCCAGCACCTGCTCGCCCCGGCCGGCGCCGAGCTCCGTTTCTGGGAGTCGGTCCTGGTCGGCGAGGCCGGTCCGGCGGTCCTGAGCCATGAGTGGGCCGCCGCCGACGGGGTCCTGGAACGCACCCACCCCGCCTTCGCCGAGGCCCTGCGGACACCGGCCTCCGGAGCCGAACGCACCTCGATGCTGGCCGTGCTGTCCGCGGCCTCGCGGGGCGTGCCGCTCGCGGCGCACAGCGCTGTCACCGCGACCCTGCTCGGGCGGCGCCGCGGCGAGCAGCTGGGCCGGTCGGCCGACACCCCGGCCGTGCTCGTCACGCAGGTGGTACGAGTCGCGGAGACCCCGGTCCTGGCCGCCAAGCACATGCTGCCGACGGGCGCGCCCGCGCTGCCGGTGCTCCAGTCGAACTGA
- a CDS encoding LapA family protein yields MSPKETSSTGRARAGGFLTPGRIAIGVVAILLLVFIFENTREVRIRLLIPEVTMPLYVALLVTALLGAVCGYYAAARRRK; encoded by the coding sequence ATGAGTCCCAAGGAGACATCGAGCACGGGCAGAGCCCGGGCGGGCGGATTCCTCACCCCCGGCCGGATCGCGATCGGGGTCGTGGCGATCCTGCTGCTCGTGTTCATCTTCGAGAACACGAGAGAAGTGCGGATCAGGCTGCTGATCCCCGAGGTGACCATGCCGCTGTACGTCGCGCTGCTCGTGACGGCGCTGCTCGGCGCGGTCTGCGGCTACTACGCGGCGGCCCGGAGGCGCAAATGA
- a CDS encoding GNAT family N-acetyltransferase: MSGDLGRYLVTGSRVGLRPFTAEDAEEFTARAQESRELHVPWLYPPQTVDTYAAYSRPLIEDPAREGFLVYERDGGGIAGFVNINNIVRGAFLSGALGYGAFAHAAGRGLLTEALGLVLGHAFGPLGLHRLEANIQPGNTASRALVRRAGFRLEGFSPAMLFIGGAWRDHERWAITADRPGQARD, encoded by the coding sequence ATGTCTGGCGATCTTGGTCGGTATCTCGTCACCGGGTCCCGTGTCGGCCTGCGGCCCTTCACGGCGGAGGACGCCGAGGAGTTCACCGCGCGGGCGCAGGAGAGCCGGGAGCTGCATGTGCCCTGGCTGTATCCGCCGCAGACCGTCGACACGTACGCGGCCTACAGCCGGCCGCTGATCGAGGACCCGGCCCGCGAGGGCTTTCTCGTGTACGAGCGGGACGGCGGCGGGATCGCCGGCTTCGTCAACATCAACAACATCGTCCGAGGCGCCTTCCTCTCCGGCGCCCTCGGCTACGGCGCCTTCGCGCACGCGGCCGGGCGCGGACTGCTCACGGAGGCGCTCGGCCTGGTTCTCGGGCACGCCTTCGGGCCGCTCGGTCTGCACCGGCTGGAGGCCAACATCCAGCCGGGCAACACCGCCTCCCGCGCCCTGGTCCGGCGGGCCGGCTTCCGCCTGGAAGGGTTCTCGCCCGCGATGCTGTTCATCGGCGGGGCCTGGCGGGACCACGAACGCTGGGCGATCACCGCCGACCGGCCGGGCCAGGCCCGGGACTAG
- a CDS encoding DUF6204 family protein has translation MSEQHTYRVIVRGTFENLSEESRTRLLAEADDHGLAAMQFTEDGSLAYDRTLKHFSYRLVVLSDAADGEEMAGAIAEDRVERALGALGHGFGGLKSKVTDMDTMKINYKR, from the coding sequence GTGAGCGAGCAGCACACCTATCGGGTGATCGTCCGGGGTACGTTCGAGAATCTCTCGGAGGAGAGCCGCACGCGCCTCCTCGCCGAGGCCGACGACCACGGGCTCGCCGCGATGCAGTTCACCGAGGACGGCTCGCTCGCCTACGACCGGACCCTGAAGCACTTCTCCTACCGCCTGGTCGTGCTCTCCGACGCGGCTGACGGCGAGGAGATGGCCGGCGCGATCGCGGAGGACCGCGTGGAGCGGGCGCTGGGGGCGCTGGGGCACGGCTTCGGGGGCCTGAAGTCCAAGGTCACGGACATGGACACGATGAAGATCAACTACAAGCGCTAG
- a CDS encoding DUF5107 domain-containing protein, protein MTTVRRAVLTLPAAPLGPDNPLPALHRLGAAAPSVDERDRAGLPRDMVRQLGHAPLRTLLPTRMRDGYGRERTPATLDTIEIENDHLKVTVLPGLGGRIHSLVHKSTGRADRELLDRELLYRNPVLQPAAFALNGAWFSGGIEWNIGARGHTTLSCGPLHAAVVPAPDGGEMLRLWEWERLRDLPFQVDLWLPADSPYLRVGVRIRNPHERAVPCYWWSNTAVPEDRRILAPADTAWHFGYERALRRVPVPCDEGGADRTYPLESTHAGDWFYALPDGQRRWIAALDAHGEGLVQTSTDRLLGRKLFVWGTGRGGRRWQEWLTEPGTPGYAEIQAGLARTQLEHPVLEAGEEASWLEVYGPLGADPATVHGADWAAARAGVETALAEALPRAEVDTAYERWLATAADTEPGPLLAQGSGWGALEVLRGGHVLPGTPFDPALLGDEQRPWVELLRTGALPAPDPGAAPEPGAAPWPTPVSDAWRDMLETAPAEPVTEYHLGVAQWAAGDLAQAVRSWERGLKNAAERWPLLYCLAVADREDGHRERAADRYAEAFEEQYGGDPLVTAALGRETVTVLLGANRPAEARAVLSRLPGEVRARGAFRCLEARLLLAEGRPDAARAVFDAGFEVADLKEGAEELGELWSRLTDEPLPDAYEFRMRPS, encoded by the coding sequence ATGACGACCGTACGACGTGCCGTACTCACCCTGCCCGCGGCGCCGTTGGGCCCGGACAACCCGCTGCCCGCGCTCCACCGCCTCGGCGCGGCCGCGCCCTCGGTCGACGAGCGGGACCGCGCCGGGCTGCCCCGTGACATGGTCCGCCAACTGGGGCACGCCCCGCTGCGCACCCTGCTCCCCACCCGGATGCGCGACGGATACGGGCGCGAGCGCACCCCGGCCACCCTCGACACGATCGAGATCGAGAACGACCACCTCAAGGTGACCGTGCTCCCCGGACTCGGCGGCCGGATCCACTCGCTCGTGCACAAGTCGACCGGCCGCGCCGACCGCGAACTCCTCGACCGCGAACTCCTCTACCGCAACCCGGTGTTGCAGCCCGCCGCCTTCGCCCTCAACGGCGCCTGGTTCTCCGGCGGCATCGAATGGAACATCGGCGCCCGCGGCCACACCACCCTGTCCTGCGGCCCGCTGCACGCCGCCGTCGTCCCGGCGCCCGACGGCGGCGAGATGCTGCGCCTGTGGGAGTGGGAGCGGCTGCGCGACCTGCCGTTCCAGGTCGACCTGTGGCTGCCGGCGGACTCCCCGTATCTGCGCGTCGGCGTCCGGATCCGCAATCCGCACGAGCGGGCCGTGCCCTGCTACTGGTGGTCCAACACGGCCGTTCCCGAGGACCGCCGGATCCTCGCACCCGCCGACACCGCCTGGCACTTCGGATACGAACGCGCCCTGCGCCGGGTCCCGGTGCCGTGCGACGAGGGCGGCGCGGACCGCACGTACCCGCTGGAGAGCACCCACGCCGGCGACTGGTTCTACGCGCTGCCGGACGGGCAGCGGCGCTGGATCGCCGCGCTCGACGCACACGGCGAGGGCCTGGTGCAGACCTCCACGGACCGGCTGCTCGGCCGCAAGCTCTTCGTGTGGGGCACCGGGCGCGGCGGGCGCCGCTGGCAGGAGTGGCTGACCGAGCCCGGCACCCCCGGCTACGCCGAGATCCAGGCCGGCCTCGCCCGTACCCAGCTGGAGCACCCGGTCCTGGAGGCGGGGGAGGAGGCCTCCTGGCTGGAGGTGTACGGGCCGCTGGGCGCCGACCCGGCGACCGTGCACGGCGCGGACTGGGCGGCGGCCCGCGCGGGCGTCGAGACCGCGCTCGCCGAGGCGCTGCCGCGCGCCGAGGTCGACACGGCGTACGAGCGGTGGCTGGCGACCGCCGCCGACACCGAGCCCGGGCCGCTGCTCGCGCAGGGCTCGGGCTGGGGCGCGCTCGAAGTGCTGCGCGGGGGCCATGTGCTGCCCGGCACGCCGTTCGACCCGGCGCTGCTCGGGGACGAACAGCGGCCGTGGGTCGAGCTGTTGCGCACCGGCGCCCTGCCCGCGCCCGATCCGGGTGCCGCGCCGGAGCCGGGCGCCGCGCCCTGGCCGACGCCGGTCTCCGACGCCTGGCGGGACATGCTGGAGACCGCCCCCGCCGAGCCGGTCACCGAATACCACTTGGGCGTCGCCCAGTGGGCGGCCGGGGATCTCGCCCAGGCGGTACGGAGCTGGGAGCGCGGCCTGAAGAACGCCGCCGAGCGCTGGCCGCTGCTCTACTGCCTGGCCGTGGCCGACCGGGAGGACGGGCACCGGGAACGGGCCGCGGACCGGTACGCCGAGGCCTTCGAGGAGCAGTACGGCGGCGATCCGCTGGTCACCGCCGCCCTCGGGCGCGAGACGGTGACCGTCCTGCTCGGCGCGAACCGGCCCGCCGAGGCCCGGGCCGTGCTCTCCCGGCTCCCCGGCGAGGTGCGCGCCCGGGGCGCGTTCCGCTGTCTGGAGGCCCGGCTGCTGCTCGCGGAGGGCCGTCCGGACGCGGCCCGCGCGGTCTTCGACGCGGGCTTCGAGGTCGCCGACCTGAAGGAGGGCGCAGAGGAGCTGGGCGAGCTGTGGTCCCGGCTCACCGACGAACCACTGCCGGACGCCTACGAGTTCCGCATGCGTCCCAGCTGA
- a CDS encoding class I SAM-dependent methyltransferase, producing MSSSTPAHETATYTHGHHESVLRSHSWRTVENSAAYLIPELAAGLDVLDVGCGPGTISADLAERVAPGRVTAVDAAEDVLDKARAVAAERGLTNMEFAVADVHALDFPDDSFDIVHAHQVLQHVGDPVQALREMRRVCRPGGVVAARDSDYGAFTWFPQTPGLDTWQELYQRVARANGGEPDAGRRLLSWAHEAGFTDVTASAGVWCFASPEERAWWSGLWADRTTESVYARLAVDGGHATPEELTAVAEAWRAWGKDDDAWFLVPHGQILCRP from the coding sequence ATGTCGTCGTCCACCCCTGCGCACGAGACCGCCACGTACACCCACGGCCACCACGAGTCCGTGCTGCGGTCGCACAGTTGGCGCACCGTCGAGAACTCCGCCGCCTATCTGATCCCCGAACTGGCCGCCGGTCTCGACGTCCTGGACGTCGGGTGCGGTCCCGGCACCATCAGCGCCGACCTGGCGGAGCGGGTGGCGCCGGGGCGGGTGACCGCGGTGGACGCCGCCGAGGACGTGCTGGACAAGGCGCGGGCCGTGGCGGCCGAACGGGGTCTGACCAATATGGAGTTCGCGGTCGCCGACGTCCACGCACTGGACTTCCCGGACGACTCCTTCGACATCGTGCACGCCCACCAGGTGCTGCAGCACGTCGGCGACCCGGTGCAGGCGCTGCGCGAGATGCGGCGGGTGTGCCGGCCGGGCGGAGTGGTGGCGGCCCGGGACAGCGACTACGGCGCCTTCACCTGGTTCCCGCAGACGCCTGGCCTGGACACCTGGCAGGAGCTGTACCAGCGGGTGGCCCGGGCGAACGGCGGCGAGCCCGACGCCGGCCGGCGGCTGCTGTCCTGGGCCCACGAAGCCGGGTTCACCGACGTCACCGCCTCCGCCGGGGTGTGGTGCTTCGCGTCCCCGGAGGAGCGCGCCTGGTGGAGCGGTCTGTGGGCGGACCGCACCACCGAGTCGGTGTACGCGCGCCTGGCGGTGGACGGCGGCCACGCGACGCCCGAGGAGCTGACCGCCGTCGCCGAGGCCTGGCGGGCCTGGGGCAAGGACGACGACGCGTGGTTCCTGGTGCCGCACGGCCAGATCCTGTGCCGGCCGTGA
- a CDS encoding GNAT family N-acetyltransferase, producing MNTFDPAHFAAVPLRGARLDLEPLRLDHAAETAPALADPALHVFIGGAPLTGPELTARYARLLAGPPDPATTVWCNWVLRLRETGEAIGTVQATVVAGGAELAWVLGTPWQGRGLAREAAVVLADWLRERGAPALVAHVHPEHRASAAVAAAAGLAPTEVFEDGERRWEWRAAN from the coding sequence ATGAACACCTTCGACCCGGCACACTTCGCCGCCGTCCCGCTGCGCGGCGCCCGTCTGGACCTGGAGCCGCTGCGGCTCGACCACGCCGCCGAGACGGCCCCGGCCCTGGCCGATCCGGCCCTGCACGTCTTCATCGGCGGTGCCCCGCTGACCGGGCCGGAGCTGACCGCCCGCTACGCGCGGCTGCTCGCCGGTCCGCCGGACCCGGCGACGACGGTGTGGTGCAACTGGGTGCTGCGGCTGCGCGAGACCGGGGAGGCGATCGGCACCGTGCAGGCCACGGTGGTGGCCGGGGGTGCCGAGCTCGCGTGGGTGCTCGGCACGCCCTGGCAGGGCCGCGGGCTGGCCCGGGAGGCGGCGGTGGTCCTGGCGGACTGGCTGCGGGAGCGCGGCGCGCCGGCGCTTGTGGCTCATGTGCATCCGGAGCACCGCGCGTCGGCGGCCGTGGCCGCGGCGGCGGGTCTGGCGCCGACGGAGGTGTTCGAGGACGGGGAGCGGCGCTGGGAATGGCGGGCCGCCAACTGA
- a CDS encoding sulfite oxidase gives MPARRTLLKALAAAPVLSALGTSPAGAAAPDPAPGIVKPLPPAYFTVRGTNAESRFETFRDTGRVTPTDRFFVRNHTSTPVLDAADWRLTVWGDGLHGRRPSVRIGYGQLRDLPAVTRTALIECAGNGRSLYATQQGEPVSGTPWTLGAVGAAHWRGARLSDVLRLAGIAADAVAVQPRGLDAPYVTGGADLGHVRRPLPVAKALDDVILAYEMNGEPLPYDHGHPVRLVVPNWVGVASVKWLGDIEVSRSPLSSPWSTDYYRFFGEAYPAGGSAPLGPQTLKSAYELPFGATLEAGRPHHLTGRAWSALAPVRAVEVSADGGAAWHPARLLDRPRSGGWVRWTASWRPAAAGPATLLSRVTDTAGNVQPERAVHNTQGYLFNAVVRHPVTVE, from the coding sequence GTGCCCGCCCGCCGCACCCTCCTGAAGGCGCTCGCCGCCGCCCCCGTCCTCTCCGCCCTCGGCACGTCGCCAGCCGGGGCCGCCGCCCCCGACCCGGCCCCCGGCATCGTCAAGCCGCTCCCGCCCGCGTACTTCACCGTCCGCGGCACCAACGCCGAGTCCCGCTTCGAGACCTTCCGCGACACCGGCCGGGTCACGCCCACCGACCGCTTCTTCGTCCGCAACCACACCTCCACACCCGTCCTCGACGCCGCCGACTGGCGGCTCACCGTCTGGGGCGACGGACTGCACGGACGCCGCCCGTCCGTGCGGATCGGTTACGGACAGCTGCGCGACCTGCCGGCCGTCACCCGGACGGCCCTGATCGAATGCGCCGGAAACGGCCGCAGCCTCTACGCCACCCAGCAGGGCGAGCCCGTCAGCGGCACGCCCTGGACCCTCGGCGCGGTCGGCGCCGCCCACTGGCGCGGCGCCCGGCTCTCCGACGTGCTGCGGCTCGCCGGCATCGCCGCCGACGCCGTCGCCGTACAACCGCGCGGGCTCGACGCCCCGTACGTCACCGGCGGGGCCGACCTCGGGCACGTGCGCCGCCCGCTGCCCGTCGCCAAGGCGCTGGACGACGTGATCCTCGCGTACGAGATGAACGGTGAGCCGCTCCCGTACGACCACGGGCACCCGGTACGCCTCGTCGTGCCGAACTGGGTCGGCGTCGCCTCCGTCAAATGGCTCGGCGACATCGAGGTCTCCCGCAGCCCGCTCTCCTCGCCCTGGTCCACCGACTACTACCGGTTCTTCGGCGAGGCGTACCCGGCCGGCGGCAGCGCCCCGCTCGGCCCGCAGACCCTCAAGAGCGCCTACGAACTCCCCTTCGGCGCCACCCTCGAAGCGGGCCGCCCCCACCACCTCACCGGCCGCGCCTGGTCCGCGCTCGCGCCCGTGCGTGCCGTGGAGGTGTCCGCCGACGGCGGCGCCGCCTGGCACCCGGCCCGGCTCCTCGACCGGCCGCGCTCCGGCGGCTGGGTGCGCTGGACCGCCTCCTGGCGGCCCGCCGCGGCCGGGCCTGCGACCCTGCTCTCCCGGGTCACCGACACCGCCGGGAACGTCCAGCCCGAGCGGGCCGTCCACAACACCCAGGGCTACCTCTTCAACGCCGTCGTCCGGCACCCCGTCACCGTGGAGTGA
- a CDS encoding aminotransferase class I/II-fold pyridoxal phosphate-dependent enzyme gives MRQTAPESRGPVRYGPPAPEPGLPVLPGLAALLAAAADRTGPEPPGGGPVLREAAAGYWWRRGLRTHAEDVVAAPGAQPLLLALIAAHRGDLLLPRPCPAWWTPQARLLGRPAYHVPTPAECGGVPDPYALLETVRRVRAEGGHPRLLLLSVADDPTATVAPPEILREACEAAVAEGLHIISDETWRDTLHRPQDTVLLSPAEMCPDDVTVLTDLAGALAPAAWPCAVARFPPSAASRTDRYGDHRARTLDILTALGALVPGPFAPAAAHALDEPEDVTVRARLTAQAHGRVAAAAHRAVLAAGALARPPQAGRHLYADLGPLRAGLAARGVTDSLELENHLTARLGTPVPGGHRFGDELGALRARFDTAAFLGATEAERMETLTAARPEELPHVDRALSAFGAALDELAH, from the coding sequence ATGCGGCAGACGGCCCCGGAAAGCCGCGGACCCGTGCGTTACGGGCCGCCCGCACCGGAGCCCGGTCTCCCGGTGCTGCCCGGCCTCGCCGCCCTGCTCGCCGCCGCCGCCGACCGCACCGGACCCGAACCGCCCGGTGGCGGACCCGTGCTCCGCGAGGCCGCCGCCGGCTACTGGTGGCGCCGCGGACTGCGCACCCACGCCGAGGACGTGGTCGCCGCCCCCGGCGCCCAGCCCCTGCTGCTCGCCCTGATCGCCGCGCACCGCGGCGACCTGCTGCTGCCCCGCCCCTGCCCCGCCTGGTGGACCCCGCAGGCCCGGCTCCTCGGCCGCCCCGCCTACCACGTGCCCACCCCCGCCGAGTGCGGCGGCGTCCCCGACCCGTACGCCCTCCTGGAGACCGTCCGCCGGGTCCGCGCCGAGGGCGGCCACCCCCGGCTGCTGCTGCTCTCCGTCGCCGACGACCCCACCGCCACCGTCGCCCCGCCCGAGATCCTCCGCGAGGCCTGCGAGGCCGCCGTCGCCGAGGGGCTGCACATCATCAGCGACGAGACCTGGCGCGACACCCTGCACCGCCCGCAGGACACCGTGCTGCTCAGCCCCGCGGAGATGTGCCCCGACGACGTCACCGTGCTCACCGACCTCGCCGGCGCCCTCGCCCCCGCCGCCTGGCCGTGCGCGGTCGCCCGCTTCCCGCCCTCCGCCGCCTCGCGCACCGACCGTTACGGCGACCACCGGGCCCGTACCCTCGACATCCTCACCGCCCTCGGCGCCCTGGTCCCCGGCCCCTTCGCCCCCGCCGCGGCGCACGCCCTCGACGAACCCGAGGACGTCACCGTACGGGCCCGGCTCACCGCCCAGGCGCACGGCCGGGTCGCGGCCGCCGCCCACCGGGCGGTGCTCGCCGCCGGCGCCCTCGCCCGGCCCCCGCAGGCCGGCCGCCACCTCTACGCGGACCTCGGACCGCTGCGCGCCGGGCTCGCCGCCCGCGGGGTCACCGACTCCCTCGAACTCGAGAACCACCTCACCGCCCGGCTCGGCACCCCCGTCCCCGGCGGCCACCGCTTCGGCGACGAACTCGGCGCGCTGCGCGCCCGGTTCGACACCGCCGCCTTCCTCGGCGCCACCGAGGCGGAGCGGATGGAGACCCTCACCGCCGCCCGCCCCGAGGAACTGCCCCACGTGGACCGCGCGTTGAGCGCCTTCGGAGCCGCCCTCGACGAACTCGCCCACTGA